In Nasonia vitripennis strain AsymCx chromosome 2, Nvit_psr_1.1, whole genome shotgun sequence, a genomic segment contains:
- the LOC100679383 gene encoding uncharacterized protein LOC100679383: protein MRLFKRRSLDQSPELVSATSISQDSQQQMERAVTIATTEEAVKTATLTVLVTPKRMKDEAKSAKKQQSSTSSFSAGKSLSSWSKKVGQKWDQLRRADSSEILSVSGRRRRWSPHRKSCADPLDEAKKSTAEPTPSSSPEFTKPKRISRVESLRNLFKSSTSERSSSMSNKSSAIKEEDESSYRMEKSLSEGALKHRPSPAGGDIDELANKRWQISRSIHDLEQKSRMLDYFLMNQAALKTSEGKALAKRTLQETTAAHRLMPTSGLMQHRQRRDSADSEEDLNSSNASSSSRESAVENVKRNLFNVRSGVNEDRCEPMKTSVISDIENLMSCLKLTGDESGYDSDSTRAGADSPDSEKSVGAPLFKPRNFSLADYPGIDLSLPFSTPKKLQRQQTLSEENMTAEDEKSLSQEEFDEQETTLLANGDSLNESTRTDTTLLMSEHDECDDEFAEIKLKPSSSNLTSADSGVVLDVLGPNSAQYRTPVKKRPEAAPRTAHKSNKLGSLQKSLKPVQRKHSNVSVLNLLDNAASPCQDSPPASKAVSALNTKSQLQYFNPKRAHSALEIEALEAPKFKRPELNMTPQPLPRTSASTLSATTKTPLIRRELKTMKLQVERCGSLGISVQRCDAVRPYFVISEMEPQGDARKSKMFRVGDEIVRVSGRRLRGMSLAEAKNALKNCVGSVELQIAREPNFFFGGELGDTWGCEEEVMVRSKSDSDVWGPIAKEREEEEQHRFQQAEAKTCEIIGAVTKDGRTVSAQDMECEEQKVTGMKKFQIRKRSSTIATGSRRATSLSMDLLTVTLEKGGPKRLGFTIVGGADSNKGRMGIFIKDIMAYGQAAEQGVLKVEDEILAVNGVPLDGMTHARALQIFKTAKKGKLVLHIGRRDPSHKRGLTIGTQSSTQH from the exons ATGCGTCTCTTCAAGCGACGGTCGCTCGACCAGAGCCCTGAGCTCGTTTCGGCCACGTCGATCAGCCAGGACAGCCAGCAGCAGATGGAGAGAGCCGTCACCATAGCCACGACCGAGGAAGCCGTGAAAACCGCGACGCTCACCGTACTAGTCACCCCGAAGAGGATGAAAGACGAGGCCAAGAGCGCTAAGaagcagcagagcagcacGTCCAGCTTTTCCGCCGGCAAGA GCCTTTCCTCCTGGAGCAAAAAGGTCGGCCAGAAATGGGATCAGCTGAGGCGGGCCGACAGCTCGGAGATACTCTCGGTGTCCGGTAGACGTCGGCGCTGGAGTCCGCACAGAAAGAGCTGCGCCGATCCCCTGGACGAGGCCAAGAAGAGCACCGCCGAGCCGACGCCCTCGTCCTCGCCCGAGTTCACCAAGCCGAAGCGCATCAGCCGCGTCGAGTCCCTGCGCAATCTCTTCAAGTCCTCGACCTCGGAGCGCTCGTCGAGCATGAGCAACAAGTCCTCGGCCATCAAAGAGGAGGACGAGTCGAGCTACCGAATGGAGAAGTCGCTGAGTGAGGGCGCGCTCAAGCACAGGCCCTCGCCGGCCGGCGGCGACATCGACGAGCTCGCCAACAAGCGCTGGCAGATCAGTCGCAGCATCCACGACCTGGAGCAGAAGAGCCGCATGCTCGACTACTTCCTCATGAACCAGGCGGCGCTGAAGACCAGCGAGGGCAAGGCCCTGGCCAAACGCACACTCCAGGAGACCACGGCGGCGCACAGACTCATGCCCACCTCGGGGCTCATGCAACACAGACAGAGGAGGGACAGCGCAGACTCGGAGGAGGACCTCAACAGCAGCAACGCGTCCTCGAGCTCCCGCGAGTCCGCCGTCGAGAACGTCAAGCGGAACTTGTTCAACGTTAGAAGCGGCGTCAACGAAGACAG ATGCGAACCCATGAAGACGTCCGTAATCAGCGACATCGAGAACCTGATGAGCTGCCTCAAGCTGACCGGCGACGAGAGCGGCTACGATTCGGACAGCACGCGAGCCGGCGCCGACTCGCCGGACAGCGAAAAGTCCGTCGGCGCACCCCTCTTCAAACCTCGAAATTTCTCCCTGGCCGACTACCCGGGAATCGACCTCTCCTTGCCCTTCAGCACTCCGAAGaagctgcagcggcagcagacCCTCTCCGAGGAGAACATGACCGCCGAGGACGAGAAGTCTCTGAGCCAGGAGGAGTTCGACGAGCAGGAGACGACCCTCCTGGCCAACGGCGACAGCCTCAACGAGTCCACCAGGACCGATACGACCCTCCTCATGTCCGAGCACGACGAGTGCGACGACGAGTTCGCCGAGATCAAGCTCAAGCCCAGCAGCTCGAATCTGACGTCGGCCGACTCCGGGGTAGTGCTCGACGTTCTGGGCCCCAACAGCGCGCAGTACCGCACCCCCGTGAAGAAGCGGCCAGAGGCAGCCCCGCGCACCGCGCACAAGAGCAACAAGCTCGGCAGCCTGCAGAAGAGCCTCAAGCCCGTGCAGCGCAAGCACTCGAACGTCAGCGTGCTCAACCTGCTGGACAACGCAGCCTCGCCGTGCCAAGACTCGCCGCCCGCGAGCAAGGCCGTCTCTGCCCTGAACACCAAGAGTCAGCTGCAGTACTTCAACCCGAAGCGCGCGCACTCGGCTCTCGAGATCGAGGCCCTCGAGGCCCCCAAGTTCAAGCGGCCCGAGCTCAATATGACGCCGCAGCCTCTGCCCAGGACGAGCGCCTCAACCCTCTCGGCTACCACCAAGACGCCGCTGATCCGCCGCGAGCTGAAAACCATGAAACTGCAGGTCGAGCGATGCGGAAGCCTCGGCATTTCCGTACAGCGCTGCGACGCCGTCCGACCCTACTTCGTCATCTCCGAGATGGAGCCGCAGGGTGACGCCCGCAAGTCCAAGATGTTCCGCGTCGGCGACGAGATCGTGCGCGTCTCGGGCCGCCGACTCCGAGGCATGTCCCTGGCCGAGGCGAAGAACGCCCTGAAGAACTGCGTCGGCAGCGTCGAGCTACAGATCGCCCGCGAACCCAACTTCTTCTTCGGCGGCGAACTCGGCGACACCTGGGGCTGCGAGGAGGAGGTCATGGTGCGCTCCAAGAGCGACTCCGACGTCTGGGGTCCCATCGCCAAGGAGCGCGAAGAAGAGGAGCAGCACCGGTTCCAGCAAGCCGAGGCGAAAACCTGCGAAATCATCGGCGCCGTAACCAAGGACGGACGCACAGTCTCTGCCCAGGACATGGAATGCGAGGAGCAGAAAGTCACAGGGATGAAGAAGTTTCAG ATCCGTAAACGAAGCTCAACAATAGCCACCGGCTCGCGACGAGCCACCAGCCTGTCCATGGACCTGCTGACAGTGACCCTCGAGAAGGGCGGTCCCAAGCGTCTGGGCTTCACCATTGTTGGAGGAGCGGACAGCAACAAGGGCAGGATGGGCATTTTCATCAAGGATATTATGGCGTACGGCCAGGCGGCCGAGCAGGGCGTCCTCAAGGTCGAGGACGAGATCCTCGCGGTCAACGGAGTGCCGCTCGACGGCATGACTCACGCCAGAGCACTCCAGATCTTCAAGACCGCGAAGAAGGGCAAGCTCGTGCTTCACATCGGCAGGCGCGACCCGTCGCACAAACGCGGCTTGACCATCGGGACACAGTCTTCGACTCAACACTGA
- the LOC116738500 gene encoding leucine-rich repeat extensin-like protein 5 — protein MIAQPFSSQSPTTLSTSTSNASSPSTTIGSTTQSPITSSTSNPASEYSTTSGPTTPSVSIIESTSQSSPTPTTTQASTTTYTTSSTTPSSTAFTATSVTEPSSLVTTGTSTSTSSSTYDYSTQDYSSKPSTSISPDYSTPTSSSQPIPSVTYNYPSPSTPLPLPSTSTPSPPPSPPSSTPSPSPSTPSPPPSRPPSTPSLPPSRPPSSPSPPPPPPPPPPPRPPPPPPPPSQPPPTSLTPPVTYSYPSPPPPPPPPPPPVTYNYPSPPPPPSLPVTYNYPSPPPPPPPPSYNYPAPTYYYPSPSPRPPPPPPRPRPSRPRPIITPKPIPPRATYLPPPRLTPQPRTYLPPPTPTPQTFTYSQPPAPQSRLYLPPRPAPMYLPPMR, from the coding sequence ATGATAGCTCAACCGTTCTCAAGTCAATCGCCAACTACTTTATCTACGTCAACTTCAAACGCATCATCACCGTCGACTACTATTGGATCAACAACACAATCTCCAATTACAAGTTCAACATCCAATCCGGCCAGCGAGTATTCGACAACGTCAGGACCAACTACACCTTCTGTATCTATTATCGAATCAACTAGTCAATCTTCACCAACTCCTACTACAACGCAAGCATCGACTACTACTTACACAACGTCAAGTACGACACCATCCTCAACGGCTTTTACTGCTACATCTGTCACGGAACCAAGTTCGCTAGTAACTACAGGAACTTCGACATCAACCAGCTCCTCAACGTATGATTACTCAACTCAAGATTACTCATCAAAACCTTCCACTTCAATATCTCCAGATTATTCTACTCCGACTAGTAGCTCGCAGCCAATACCTTCTGTAACATATAATTATCCTTCCCCATCAACTCCTCTTCCGCTACCGTCAACATCCACTCCATCACCGCCACCTTCTCCTCCGTCATCAACTCCATCGCCGTCGCCATCTACTCCATCACCACCGCCCTCTCGTCCACCATCCACTCCATCGCTGCCACCCTCTCGTCCACCATCCAGTCCATCGCCGCCACCCCCACCACCACCTCCACCACCTCCACGTCCTccaccacctcctcctccaccATCTCAGCCACCACCAACTTCACTAACCCCACCTGTTACATACAGTTATCCAtctccaccaccaccaccacctccACCACCTCCGCCTGTAACTTACAATTATCCATCGCCGCCACCACCACCTTCTCTGCCTGTAACTTACAATTATCCATCGCCGCCTCCTCCTCCACCACCACCAAGTTATAATTATCCTGCACCCACCTACTATTATCCTTCTCCATCTCCAAGGCCACCGCCACCGCCACCAAGACCAAGGCCTTCAAGACCGAGACCTATAATAACTCCGAAACCAATTCCACCTCGAGCTACTTATTTACCACCTCCAAGGCTTACACCTCAACCTAGGACGTATTTACCACCTCCAACCCCTACTCCACAAACTTTTACTTATTCACAACCCCCAGCTCCTCAAAGTAGACTTTATCTCCCACCAAGACCTGCTCCAATGTATTTGCCACCCATGAGATGA
- the LOC103315408 gene encoding A-agglutinin anchorage subunit-like: protein MILIRVYVAETYLTLSYIRRVLILLFINCCYQEIQSQYRQQNAGYSYDKPKVPFGLPSHQPPSPPPPPPPVTYNYPAPPPPPPPPATATSTSSTTTTAATTTPCNIQLSISATTTSTSTSTTTSSTTSSTATSSTTSTSSSSSSTSSSSSATSASTSSSSSATTPTSASTTTSTTISAAGTSTATSSTSPSTSAATTTSSASSSTTTSSASSSTTTSSSSSTIILA from the exons ATGATTTTAATAAGGGTTTACGTTGCTGAAACATATTTAACTTTATCATATATTAGACGA GTACTGATACTGCTCTTCATCAATTGCTGCTATCAAGAAATACAATCGCAATATCGACAACAAAATGCTGGATATTCTTACGATAAACCAAAAGTACCGTTCGGATTACCAAGTCACCAACCACCATCACCTCCTCCACCACCACCTCCAGTAACTTATAATTATCCAGCACCACCGCCACCTCCACCTCCTCC CGCCACCGCCACCTCCACCTcctccaccaccaccaccgccgCCACCACCACCCCCTGTAACATACAATTATCCATCTCCGCCACCACCACCTCCACCTCCACCTCCACCACCACCTCCTCCACCACCTCCTCCACCGCCACCTCCTCCACCACCTCC acctcctcctcctcctcctccacctcctcctcctcctccgccaCCTCCgcctccacctcctcctcctcctccgccaCCACCCCCACCTCCGCCTCCACCACCACCTCCACAACAATATCTGCCGCCGGCACCTCCACCGCCACCTCCTCCACCTCCCCCTCCACCTCCGCCGCCACCACCACCTCGTCCGCCTCCTCCTCCACCACCACCTCGTCCGCCTCCTCCTCCAccaccacctcctcctcctcctccaccaTCATACTTGCC